In Buchnera aphidicola (Kaburagia rhusicola ensigallis), the following are encoded in one genomic region:
- a CDS encoding inositol monophosphatase family protein, whose amino-acid sequence MHPILNIAIRVVRKGGAILIQNYDNQKINHEKQAGKHELISKMIEISEKLMINIIHKSYPEHIIITRKNTNVVFKISEIVWLINALDGISNFERNLPHFCVSIAVIIRKTTEISVIYDPLRNELFTAVKGQGAQLNGYRMRCNNVSVLNNSLIGITLPYKRYRINEHFLKIINKFLLKNVKLRSTGCINLDYSYISVGRLDFLCNFDIQPFMLTAGFLQVKEAGGLISDPNGGNNYFLFRSVLAGNSKLMRVILIELRKYLSF is encoded by the coding sequence ATGCATCCTATTCTTAATATTGCTATTCGCGTAGTTAGAAAAGGCGGAGCTATACTTATTCAAAACTATGACAACCAAAAAATTAACCATGAAAAACAAGCTGGAAAACATGAATTAATTTCTAAAATGATTGAAATATCAGAAAAATTAATGATTAATATCATTCATAAATCTTATCCAGAACATATTATCATTACACGAAAAAATACTAATGTAGTGTTTAAAATATCAGAAATAGTATGGTTAATTAATGCATTAGACGGAATTAGTAATTTTGAAAGAAATTTACCACATTTTTGTGTTTCTATTGCTGTTATAATTCGTAAAACTACTGAAATATCTGTAATATACGATCCTCTCAGAAATGAATTGTTTACGGCTGTTAAAGGACAAGGAGCTCAATTAAATGGATATAGAATGAGATGTAATAATGTCAGCGTGTTAAACAACAGTTTGATTGGAATCACTCTTCCATATAAAAGATATCGTATCAATGAACACTTTTTAAAGATTATTAATAAATTTTTATTAAAAAATGTTAAGTTAAGATCAACAGGATGTATAAACCTTGATTACAGCTATATTTCTGTCGGAAGATTAGATTTTTTGTGTAATTTTGATATACAACCTTTTATGCTGACAGCAGGATTTTTACAAGTCAAAGAAGCTGGGGGGTTAATTAGTGATCCAAATGGGGGTAATAATTATTTTTTATTTAGATCTGTATTAGCAGGAAATTCAAAGTTAATGCGAGTAATTCTTATAGAATTACGAAAATACTTAAGTTTTTAA
- the ispG gene encoding flavodoxin-dependent (E)-4-hydroxy-3-methylbut-2-enyl-diphosphate synthase, translating to MNIQKYIKRRKSDRIYIGNVPVGDNTPISVQTMTNTETTDISATVKQIIQLKNVGAEIIRISVPTMEAADAFKKIKKQVDIPLIADIHFNYKIAIKVLNYGADGLRINPGNIGSKNKIKQVVDCAKYNGVPIRIGVNSGSLEKDILEKYKFPTPEALLESAMRHVNYLDSFNFNKFKVSIKSSDIYIAIQAYKLLAKKISQPLHIGITESGGFRNGTVKSSIGIGSLLLNGIGDTIRVSLAADPIEEVKVGFDILRSLHIRLQGINFIACPTCARQEFDVIKTVNILEKRLEDIKTPINVSIIGCVVNGLGEALTSTIGITGYRKSSVLYEDGVRQLQRINNDQIIDELEKYIRNKSKKLLLLT from the coding sequence ATGAATATACAAAAATATATTAAAAGAAGAAAATCTGATCGAATTTATATAGGAAACGTACCAGTTGGTGATAATACACCTATTTCTGTTCAAACTATGACAAATACAGAAACTACTGATATCTCTGCTACAGTTAAACAAATCATACAGTTAAAGAATGTTGGAGCAGAAATAATTCGTATTTCAGTACCTACCATGGAAGCTGCAGATGCATTCAAAAAAATTAAAAAACAAGTTGATATTCCTTTAATTGCAGATATACATTTTAACTATAAAATAGCGATAAAAGTATTAAATTATGGAGCTGATGGCTTAAGAATAAATCCTGGAAATATTGGAAGTAAAAATAAAATTAAGCAAGTAGTAGATTGTGCAAAATATAATGGTGTACCTATTAGAATCGGTGTTAATTCTGGATCTTTAGAAAAGGATATATTAGAAAAATATAAATTTCCAACTCCAGAAGCATTATTAGAATCAGCTATGCGGCATGTAAATTATCTAGATAGTTTTAACTTTAATAAATTTAAGGTTAGCATAAAATCTTCTGATATATATATAGCTATTCAAGCTTACAAATTATTAGCAAAAAAGATTAGTCAACCTTTACATATAGGAATAACTGAATCTGGGGGTTTTCGTAATGGCACGGTAAAATCTTCTATCGGAATTGGATCGTTATTATTAAATGGAATTGGCGATACGATTAGAGTTTCATTAGCAGCAGATCCAATAGAAGAAGTAAAAGTAGGATTTGATATACTTCGGTCATTGCATATTCGTTTACAAGGGATCAACTTTATTGCTTGTCCTACTTGTGCTCGTCAAGAATTTGATGTTATTAAAACAGTCAATATTCTAGAAAAAAGATTGGAAGATATAAAAACACCTATAAATGTTTCCATAATTGGATGCGTAGTTAATGGTTTAGGAGAAGCTCTTACTTCTACTATAGGAATTACTGGTTACAGAAAAAGCAGTGTATTATATGAAGACGGAGTACGTCAATTACAACGCATTAACAATGATCAAATCATTGATGAGTTGGAAAAATATATTCGAAATAAATCTAAAAAATTATTGTTACTAACATAA
- the sohB gene encoding protease SohB translates to MDFISNYMLFFSKIFTTILLVLLSTVIFFNIVRKKNQKNFKLDIISLNDHYESIKNQIFFSMMSKYEKKIWKKNHKKKKKEKLKSDIQFVKKNHYQLFYKKKPTLYVLDFKGNINATEVTSLREEISAILLVYQEKDEVLLRLESGGGVVNGYGLAASQLKRLREKNIHLTISVDKIAASGGYMMACVANHIMGSAFSVIGSIGVIAQIPNFYKLLKKNNIDMELHTSGNYKRTLTMFGENTSEDRKKFCSELHSTHTLFREFVHDMRPSLNIEKVSNGKYWFGTTALKKGLIDSISTSDDFIMSKIKHFSILQLKYVQHKTTLVSLFLKVIKSIKNITCKMLNI, encoded by the coding sequence ATGGATTTTATTTCTAATTATATGTTATTTTTTTCTAAAATATTTACTACTATTTTATTAGTTTTACTTTCTACTGTTATATTTTTTAACATCGTGCGAAAAAAAAATCAAAAAAATTTTAAACTTGATATTATATCTTTAAATGATCATTATGAATCAATTAAAAATCAAATTTTTTTTTCTATGATGTCAAAATATGAAAAAAAAATATGGAAAAAAAATCATAAAAAAAAGAAAAAAGAAAAGTTAAAAAGTGATATACAATTTGTTAAAAAAAATCATTATCAACTTTTTTATAAGAAAAAACCTACATTATATGTATTAGATTTTAAAGGTAATATTAACGCAACAGAAGTAACTTCACTGCGCGAAGAAATATCAGCAATACTTTTAGTTTATCAAGAAAAAGATGAAGTATTATTGCGATTGGAAAGTGGGGGTGGAGTAGTAAACGGGTATGGTTTAGCAGCTTCGCAATTAAAAAGATTAAGAGAAAAAAATATACATCTAACAATTTCTGTAGATAAAATTGCAGCTAGCGGAGGATATATGATGGCATGCGTCGCTAACCATATTATGGGATCTGCATTTTCTGTTATCGGATCTATTGGAGTAATAGCTCAAATACCTAATTTCTATAAATTATTAAAAAAAAATAACATTGATATGGAATTACACACATCTGGAAATTATAAAAGAACGTTGACTATGTTTGGAGAAAATACATCAGAAGATCGTAAAAAGTTTTGTTCCGAACTGCATTCTACTCATACTTTATTCCGAGAATTTGTTCACGATATGCGACCATCATTGAACATCGAAAAAGTTTCTAATGGAAAATATTGGTTTGGAACTACTGCTTTAAAAAAGGGGCTAATAGATAGTATTAGTACTAGTGATGATTTTATTATGTCAAAAATTAAACATTTTTCTATATTACAGCTGAAATACGTTCAGCATAAAACAACATTGGTTTCTCTTTTTTTAAAGGTAATAAAAAGTATTAAAAATATAACGTGTAAAATGTTAAATATATAA
- a CDS encoding DMT family transporter — MTRKIMIILLFTMVSITWGTTFMAMKIAVNTIPPLFITGARFLLTSLLLIYICYYTNTSLLFPHGEKVFQIIVCIFYFIIPFSLMLYGGTYVNSIIASAIFANMPIMVLLFSFFFFDKKLCYMQYIGSTLAILFLSMILFQEIKLGNIKTINGIVVLILAMMSHAIIYLYSQEKYPKISILTFNALPSFFSGLCLLCISNIVEHPTFHNFSFASILATFYLSYISGVFGILSYFYLQKQVSPFHASMVFFIFPFITLILEKWIYGNSLHMHQLQLLTFLMSSIFLTLVPFNYKKIKNYIKKTRKKI; from the coding sequence ATGACACGAAAAATAATGATAATACTATTGTTTACAATGGTATCTATAACGTGGGGTACTACGTTTATGGCTATGAAAATTGCTGTAAATACTATTCCTCCTTTATTTATCACTGGAGCGAGATTTTTATTAACATCTTTATTATTAATTTATATTTGTTATTATACTAACACCTCCTTATTGTTCCCCCATGGAGAAAAAGTCTTTCAAATAATTGTATGTATATTTTATTTTATAATACCTTTTTCATTAATGTTGTATGGTGGGACTTATGTAAATTCGATTATTGCATCCGCTATATTTGCTAATATGCCGATTATGGTACTATTATTTTCTTTTTTCTTTTTTGACAAAAAATTATGTTATATGCAATATATTGGATCAACGTTAGCAATTTTATTTTTATCGATGATTTTATTTCAAGAAATAAAATTAGGAAACATAAAAACAATCAATGGGATAGTAGTGCTGATATTAGCTATGATGAGTCATGCTATAATATATTTATATTCTCAAGAAAAATATCCTAAAATATCTATTTTAACTTTTAACGCTCTTCCTTCATTTTTTTCAGGTTTATGCTTATTATGCATTTCTAATATAGTAGAACATCCCACATTTCATAACTTCTCTTTTGCATCTATCTTGGCAACGTTTTATTTAAGTTACATTTCAGGAGTATTTGGAATTTTATCTTATTTTTATTTACAAAAACAAGTTAGTCCCTTTCATGCTTCTATGGTTTTTTTTATATTTCCTTTTATAACTTTAATTTTAGAAAAATGGATCTATGGAAATTCTTTACACATGCATCAATTACAACTACTAACTTTTTTAATGAGTAGTATATTTTTAACATTAGTTCCATTTAATTATAAAAAAATTAAAAATTATATTAAAAAAACAAGAAAAAAAATTTAA
- the rlmN gene encoding 23S rRNA (adenine(2503)-C(2))-methyltransferase RlmN → MDVMKKFLNMSYDTKINLLNFDLKKMRNFFSSIGEKEFCAVQVMQWIYKYYCDDFEKMSNIGRNLKKKLSQLCYIAPPLFLNKITSLDGTIKWNVSIDNSFVETVYIPSNKRTTLCISSQSGCPLSCKFCSTGKQEFNRNLTTSEIIGQVWYVGKLIYNKRLMNIKKITNIVLMGMGEPLLNLKNVVNSLNIMIDSSGFSLSKNRVTLSTSGVVPALKKLTNMIDVSLAISLHASNDIVRNQLMPINKKYNIQMVLDAVKLYLRRSHANRGKVTIEYVMLHNVNDHLYYAKELSSLLKYIPSKINLIPWNIFPKSDYIPSSNINIKNFANILIKRGYSTTIRKTRGADINAACGQLTGQVLNLSNIIASKNI, encoded by the coding sequence ATTGACGTGATGAAAAAGTTTTTAAATATGTCTTATGATACTAAAATTAATCTGTTAAATTTTGATTTAAAGAAAATGCGTAATTTTTTTTCGTCTATAGGTGAAAAAGAATTTTGTGCAGTACAAGTTATGCAGTGGATATACAAATATTATTGTGATGATTTTGAAAAAATGTCTAATATTGGAAGAAATTTAAAAAAAAAATTATCACAATTATGTTATATTGCCCCCCCTTTATTTTTAAATAAAATTACTTCTTTGGATGGTACAATAAAATGGAATGTTTCTATTGATAATTCTTTTGTAGAAACAGTTTATATTCCTAGTAATAAACGTACAACATTATGCATTTCATCTCAATCAGGTTGTCCTTTATCTTGTAAATTTTGTTCTACTGGAAAACAAGAATTTAATAGAAATTTGACTACATCGGAAATAATAGGACAAGTTTGGTATGTCGGAAAGTTGATATATAATAAACGATTAATGAATATTAAAAAAATTACCAATATAGTGTTAATGGGCATGGGAGAACCCTTATTAAATTTAAAGAATGTTGTAAATTCATTAAACATTATGATTGATTCATCAGGATTTAGTTTGTCTAAAAATCGTGTAACTTTATCTACTTCAGGAGTTGTACCTGCTTTAAAAAAACTTACAAATATGATTGATGTATCATTAGCAATTTCTTTACATGCATCTAATGATATTGTTCGAAATCAATTAATGCCTATTAATAAAAAATATAATATTCAAATGGTATTAGATGCGGTTAAATTATATCTTCGACGTTCTCATGCTAATAGAGGAAAAGTAACAATAGAATACGTTATGTTGCATAACGTCAATGATCACTTGTATTATGCAAAAGAATTGTCTTCTTTGTTAAAATATATTCCTAGTAAAATAAATTTAATTCCATGGAATATTTTTCCAAAAAGCGATTATATTCCTAGTAGTAATATTAATATTAAAAATTTTGCTAACATTCTTATAAAAAGAGGATATTCTACTACAATTAGAAAAACTAGAGGAGCTGACATTAATGCTGCTTGCGGACAATTAACAGGTCAAGTTTTAAATTTGTCTAATATAATCGCATCAAAAAATATTTAA
- the hisS gene encoding histidine--tRNA ligase — protein sequence MNSTIQSVKGMHDYIPKDVQIWQYIEKILKQTLSSYNYQEIRFPIIEKTELFERNIGNATDVIEKEMYSFQDRNKNSLTLRPEGTIGCMRSCIKNGLLRNSEQKLWYLGPMFRYEKPQYGRYRQFHQLGIESFGLLGPNVDLEIILLIQRIWKNLDVSQYISLELNTIGSINDRINYKKLLYSYFKKYESILDKDCKRRLYTNPFRILDSKNNAIKNLIHKAPILIDYVDHDSLTHFKQLCKFMSDIGISYTINHKLVRGLDYYNKTVFEWKINKLASKNTVCAGGRYDYLSQSFGTSAIPAIGCAIGMERLVLLLESLKKSLNLKNFIDIFIIFLNKDIELYAIKLSEKIREELPYKKIQINFLSGNIKKQFSKANKLGVRIVLLLGHIEVRNKTVLIKDLKSNEQKTFLVKNVVQELKNYFS from the coding sequence GTGAATTCAACAATTCAATCCGTAAAAGGAATGCACGATTATATTCCTAAAGATGTTCAAATTTGGCAATACATAGAAAAAATTCTAAAACAAACTTTATCTAGTTATAATTATCAAGAAATTCGTTTTCCTATCATAGAAAAAACAGAACTGTTTGAACGTAATATCGGAAATGCTACTGATGTAATTGAAAAAGAAATGTATTCATTTCAAGATAGGAATAAAAATAGTCTTACACTTCGTCCAGAAGGAACAATAGGATGTATGCGTTCTTGTATTAAAAATGGGCTACTAAGAAATTCAGAACAAAAATTATGGTATTTAGGACCAATGTTTCGTTACGAAAAACCGCAATATGGGCGATATAGGCAATTTCATCAATTAGGAATTGAATCTTTTGGTTTATTAGGCCCAAATGTTGATTTAGAAATTATTTTGTTAATTCAAAGAATTTGGAAAAATTTAGATGTTTCTCAGTATATTAGTTTAGAATTAAATACTATTGGGTCAATCAATGATAGAATTAATTACAAGAAATTGTTGTATTCATATTTTAAAAAATATGAATCTATTTTAGACAAAGATTGTAAGCGTCGATTGTATACAAATCCATTTCGTATTTTAGATAGTAAAAATAATGCTATAAAAAATCTTATTCATAAAGCTCCAATTTTGATAGACTATGTTGATCATGATTCTTTAACGCATTTTAAACAATTATGTAAATTTATGAGTGATATAGGTATTTCTTATACCATTAATCATAAATTAGTTCGAGGATTAGATTATTATAACAAGACTGTTTTTGAATGGAAAATAAACAAACTAGCATCAAAAAATACTGTTTGTGCAGGTGGTAGATACGATTATTTATCTCAATCTTTTGGAACCTCGGCAATTCCTGCTATTGGTTGTGCTATTGGAATGGAAAGGTTAGTATTATTATTAGAATCATTAAAAAAATCATTAAATTTGAAAAATTTTATTGACATTTTTATTATTTTTTTAAACAAAGATATAGAATTATATGCAATAAAATTATCTGAAAAAATTCGTGAAGAATTACCATATAAAAAAATTCAAATTAATTTTTTAAGTGGGAATATAAAAAAGCAATTTAGTAAAGCAAATAAATTAGGTGTTCGTATAGTATTATTATTAGGTCATATAGAAGTACGCAATAAAACAGTATTAATAAAAGATCTGAAATCCAATGAACAAAAAACTTTTTTAGTAAAAAATGTTGTTCAAGAATTAAAAAATTATTTTTCATAA